The genomic window CGGCAGCCGGCCTGGGCGGCGGGCCGCTCGCGCCCCGGCTGGCGTGCGTGGCCGTGCCGGGCGCCGGGACGCTCGTCTTCGGGCTGCGGTTCGCCGCGCTCCAGGGGAAGGGCGGCGGCAACGGACGGGACGTGGTGCTGCGGGAGGCAGGGCGCTGGACCTCGCTCGGCAGCCCCGAGCACTCGGAGAACCGCGGCCGGCGGGTCGGCCCGCCGGCCGCGCTGCGGACGCCGGACGGGCGGGTGCACCTCTTCGTGCGCAACGCCGACAAGGGCCTCAGCACCCGGGTGCGGGAGCCCGGCGGCGCCTGGGGGGCGTGGACCGATCTCGGCGGCGGCGAGGTGCAGGAGGGGCTGGCGACGGTCGTCGACGGCCTGGGCCGGGCGCACGTCTTCGCGGCCGGCCGCGACACCGTCCACCACTGGGCCCAGCCGGCCGCGTCCGCCCCGGTCGCCGCCCGCCCCGCGACCGGCCTCCCCCGCCCGGGCGACTGCCCCTCCGCCGCCCTGACCGCCGACGGCACGATCACCCTGACCTACCGCCGCCCGGCCTCCGCGACGTCCCTGCGGGTGAGCGTCCGCCCGTAGGGCGCGGGAAACGCGGAAAGGTCCCGCACCACCCGAAGTGGTGCGGGACCTTCCGTGCAGAGCTCAGCGCAGCGTTACTTGTTGATCTTCGTAACCTGGCCGGCGCCGACCGTCCGGCCACCCTCGCGGATGGCGAACTTCAGGCCCTCCTCCATGGCGATCGGCTGGATCAGCGCGACCGTCATGGCGGTGTTGTCGCCCGGCATGACCATCTCGGTGCCCTCGGGGAGGGTCACGACGCCGGTCACGTCGGTGGTCCGGAAGTAGAACTGCGGACGGTAGTTGTTGAAGAAGGGGGTGTGACGACCACCCTCGTCCTTCGACAGGATGTAGGCCTGGGCCTCGAAGTCGGTGTGCGGCGTGACCGAACCCGGCTTGATGATGACCTGGCCGCGCTCGACATCCTCGCGCTTGATGCCACGGAGGAGCAGACCGACGTTCTCGCCGGCCTGGCCCTCGTCGAGCAGCTTGCGGAACATCTCGATACCGGTGACCGTGGTGGTGGTCTTCTCGGTCTTGATGCCGATGATGTCGACGGTCTCGTTGACCTTGAGGATACCGCGCTCGATACGGCCGGTGACGACGGTGCCACGACCGGTGATCGTGAAGACGTCCTCGATGGGCATCAGGAACGGCTTCTCGACGTCACGCGCGGGGGTCGGGATCGCCTCGTCGACGGCCGACATGAGGCCGAGCAGCTTCTCGCCCCACTCCTTGTCGCCCTCGAGCGCCTTGAGCGCCGAGACCCGGACGACCGGAAGGTCGTCACCCGGGAACTCGTACTCCGAGAGCAGCTCGCGGACCTCGAGCTCGACCAGCTCGAGGATCTCCTCGTCGTCCACCATGTCGGCCTTGTTCAGGGCGACGACGATGTACGGGACACCGACCTGGCGGGCCAGGAGCACGTGCTCCTTGGTCTGCGGCATCGGGCCGTCGGTCGCGGCGACCACCAGGATCGCGCCGTCCATCTGGGCGGCACCGGTGATCATGTTCTTGATGTAGTCCGCGTGACCGGGGCAGTCGACGTGGGCGTAGTGACGCGACTCGGTCTGGTACTCGACGTGCGCGATGGAGATGGTGATACCGCGCTGGCGCTCTTCGGGAGCCTTGTCGATCTGGTCGAAGGCCGAGGCCTCGTTCAGGTCCGGGTACGCGTCGTGCAGCACCTTGGTGATCGCCGCGGTAAGGGTCGTCTTACCGTGGTCGATGTGACCGATGGTGCCGATGTTGACGTGCGGCTTAGTCCGCTCGAACTTCGCCTTCGCCACTGGGTTCCTCCTGGGGGTGGATCTGTACGCCTTGCTTCATCGGCGCCAGGTGATCTTTGCTGGAACGCAAGCCTACGGCGGCTTATTCGCCCTTGGCCTTCGCGATGATCTCCTCGGCGACGTTCCGCGGAACCTCGGCGTAGGAGTCGAACTGCATGGAGTAGCTGGCCCGGCCCGAGGTCTTGGACCGCAGGTCACCGACGTAGCCGAACATCTCCGACAGCGGAACCAGGCCCTTGACGACCCGGGCACCGCTGCGCTCCTCCATGGCCTGGATCTGGCCACGGCGGGAGTTGAGGTCGCCGATGACGTCACCCATGTAGTCCTCGGGCGTGGTGACCTCGACGGCCATCATCGGTTCGAGGAGCACGGGGCTCGCCTTGCGGGCACCTTCCTTGAACGCCTGCGAACCGGCGATCTTGAACGCCAGCTCGGAGGAGTCGACCTCGTGGTAGCCGCCGTCGAGAAGGGTGATGCGGACACCCACCATCTCGTAGCCGGCCAGGATGCCGAACTTCATGGCTTCCTGCGCACCCGCGTCCACCGAGGGGATGTACTCACGGGGGATGCGGCCACCGGTGACCTTGTTGACGAACTCGTAGGTCGCGTCGCCGCCTTCCAGCGGCTCCATCATGATCTGCACCTTGGCGAACTGACCGGTACCACCGGTCTGCTTCTTGTGGGTGTAGTCGATGCGCTCGACCGTCTTGCGGATGGTCTCGCGGTACGCGACCTGCGGCTTGCCGACGTTGGCCTCGACCCGGAACTCCCGGCGCATCCGGTCGACCAGCACCTCAAGGTGCAGTTCGCCCATGCCGCCGATGATGGTCTGGCCGGTCTCCTCGTCCGAGTGGACCTGGAAGGAGGGGTCCTCCTCCGAGAGACGCTGGATGGCGACACCCAGCTTCTCCTGGTCACCCTTGGACTTGGGCTCGATGGCGACCTGGATCACCGGCGCCGGGAAGTCCATGGACTCCAGGATCACCGGGTTCTTGTCGTCGCACAGCGTCTCACCGGTGGTGGTCTGCTTCAGGCCCATGACGGCGATGATGTCGCCGGCGCCCACCGAGTCGATCTCCTCACGCTTGTTCGCGTGCATGCGGTAGATCTTGCCGATGCGCTCCTTCTTGCCCTTCACCGAGTTCAGCACCGCTGAACCGGCCTCCAGGCGGCCCGAGTAGACCCGGACGAAGGTGAGCTTGCCCAGGTGCGGGTCGCTCATGATCTTGAACGCCAGGCCGGAGAACGGCTCGTCGTCCGACGGGCGGCGCTTGATGATCTCCTCGGGGTTGCCGACGGCGTGGCCTTCGATGGCCTCGACGTCCAGCGGCGAGGGGAGGTAGCGCACCACCGCGTCGAGCAGGGGCTGGACGCCCTTGTTCTTGAACGCGGTGCCGCAGAACACCGGGGTCACGGTGACGGAGTCCTTGGTGCCCTTGGACGCCAGGGTGATGCGGCGGATGGCCGCGATCAGCTGCTCCTGGCTGGGCTCCTGGCCCTCCAGGTACAGCTCCATCATCTCGTCGTCGTTCTCCGCGACGGCTTCGAGCAGCTTGCCGCGCCACTCGTCGGCCGCCTCGGTGTGCGTGGCCGGGATGTCGACGACGTCGTACATCTCGCCCTTGGTCGCTTCGAGGGACCAGACCAGCGCCTTCATCTGGACGAGGTCGACGACTCCCTTGAAGTCGGCCTCGGCACCGATCGGCAGCTGCATGACCAGCGGCACCGCACCGAGGCGGTCCACGATCATGTCGACGCAGCGGTGGAACTCCGCGCCGGTACGGTCCAGCTTGTTCACGAAGCAGATACGGGGCACGCCGTAGCGGTCGGCCTGCCGCCACACCGTCTCGGACTGGGGCTCCACACCGGCGACACCGTCGAACACGGTGACGGCACCGTCGAGCACGCGGAGCGAACGCTCCACCTCGACGGTGAAGTCCACGTGGCCCGGGGTGTCGATGATGTTGATGGTGTGGTCGACATCGTCGAGCGGCCAGTGACAGGTCGTCGCGGCGGACGTGATGGTGATACCGCGCTCCTGCTCCTGCTCCATCCAGTCCATGGTGGCGGCGCCGTCGTGGACTTCGCCGATCTTGTAGGAGACACCGGTGTAGAACAGGATCCGCTCGGTGGTCGTCGTCTTGCCCGCGTCGATGTGGGCCATGATCCCGATGTTGCGGACCCTGGCCAGGTCAAGCGAAGTGGTGGCCATGTGGCTCAGTCTTCTCTCGGTCTCGATGGGGGTGGTGACTACCAGCGGTAGTGCGCGAAGGCCTTGTTGGACTCGGCCATCTTGTGCGTGTCCTCGCGGCGCTTCACGGAGGCGCCGAGGCCATTGCTGGCGTCGAGGATCTCGTTCATCAGCCGCTCGGTCATGGTCTTCTCGCGACGGGCGCGGGAGTACCCGACCATCCAGCGCAGCGCCAGGGTGTTCTGGCGGCCCGGACGGACCTCGACCGGCACCTGGTAGGTCGCGCCGCCGACGCGGCGGGACTTGACCTCAAGGGTCGGCTTGATGTTCTCCAGAGCGCGCTTGAGCGTGATGACCGGGTCGGCGCCGGCCTTCTCGCGCACGCCCTCCAGAGCGCCGTACACGATGCGCTCGGCAGTGGAGCGCTTCCCGTGCAGGAGGATCTTGTTGACCAGCGACGTCACCAGCGGGGAGCCGTAAACCGGGTCGATGATGACCGGGCGCTTCGGGGCGGGGCCCTTACGAGGCATTCTTACTTCTCCTTCTTGGCGCCGTAGCGGCTGCGCGCCTGCTTACGGTTCTTGACGCCCTGCGTGTCGAGAGAGCCACGGATGATCTTGTAGCGGACACCCGGCAGGTCCTTCACACGACCGCCACGCACGAGCACGATCGAGTGCTCCTGCAGGTTGTGGCCCTCGCCCGGGATGTAAGCGGTGACCTCGATGCCACTGGTAAGGCGCACACGGGCGACCTTGCGCAGGGCCGAGTTCGGCTTCTTCGGGGTGGTCGTGTACACACGCGTGCAAACGCCACGTCGCTGCGGGGAACCCTTCAGCGCGGGCGTCTTGTTCTTCTCGACCTTGTCCTGCCGGCCCTTCCGGACCAGCTGCTGGATCGTAGGCACCGTTTCTCCGGTTTCTGTGTGCCGATCTCGATAAATCTAACCTGGGGACCGACCCACGCGGTCGGGTGTGTCGCGGACCCCGCACATCCCCGTCCACAAACGGAGCCGTGCGTATGTTTGGGTGTCGCGGCCTCGGTGCCCCCACGCGGTCACATGGCACGCGCGAGAACCCGGGCACACCCCAGGCACAAGGTCAGAGCCTACCTACCGCATCGGCTGCGGTCAAAACACCTGCATACGGGCCGGATTCCGGCCCCGCACAGCCCCCTGGCCGTCGACTGCCGGTCACCAGCCGGTCACGGTCCGGTGACCAGCAGCCCGTACACCACGAACAACCCCACGAACCCGGCGATGGTCAGATAGCCCAGGATCAGCCCGGCGATGGCCAGCCCGTCGCCCTGCTGCCCGGTCCGCCGGATGCTGCTCCTGGCCATGTGGCCGAGGACCACCGCCGGAAGCGAGCTCAGGCCCCCGGTGATCGGAGCGCATATCCCGCAGACCAGCGACGCGATCGCCTGCCCGCTGGTCCCCTGGACCTGGGGCGGCAGCAGACCGTAGGGCGGCGCGCCGGCCACCATGCCCGGCGGCATCACCCGCGCCGGGATGTCCACGGTGACCTGGTCGAGCTCGCCGTACGTGCGGGCCTGGTACGCCCGCCCGATCCGGTCCTCGTACTCGGGCTGCGTGAGCCGCCCCTCGGTGAAGGCGTCCTTGAGGACGCTCACCGCTCTCTCCCGATCCGCATCCCCGGCAAGCATGTCTCCATGATGCCGCAGAGCGGCCGCTCCGGAAGGGAGCGACCGCTCTGTGACGCGCTTGCTACGAACTGATTCAGCCGTTGTAGGGGCCGTAGTCGTAGTCCTCCAGCGGGACGGCCTGGCCGGAGCCGGTGCCGAACGGGCTGTAGTCGATGTCGTCGTAGCCGACGGCCGAGTACATCGCGGCCTTGGCCTCCTCGGTCGGCTCCACCCGGATGTTGCGGTAGCGGGACAGGCCCGTACCGGCCGGGATGAGCTTGCCGATGATGACGTTCTCCTTCAGGCCCAGCAGCGAGTCCGACTTGGCGTGGATCGCCGCGTCGGTCAGCACCCGGGTGGTCTCCTGGAAGGACGCCGCCGACAGCCACGACTCGGTGGCCAGCGACGCCTTGGTGATACCCATCAGCTGCGGACGACCCGAGGCCGGGTGACCGCCCTCGGAGACGACCCGCCGGTTCTCGGTCTCGAACCGGCCGCGCTCGACCAGCTCGCCGGGCAGCAGCTCGGCGTCGCCGGACTCGATGATCGTCACCCGGCGCAGCATCTGCCGGATGATGATCTCGATGTGCTTGTCGTGGATCGACACACCCTGCGAGTTGTAGACCTTCTGCACCTCGGCGACCAGGTGGATCTGCACCTGGCGCTGGCCCAGGATCCGCAGCACGTCGTGCGGGTTGGTCGCACCGTAGGTGAGCTTCTGGCCGACCTCGACGTGGTCGCCCTCGCCCACCTGCAGCTTGACGCGCTTGGAGATCGGGTAGGCCAGCTCCTCGGAGCCGTCGTCGGGGGTGACGACGAGCTTCTTGGTCTTCTCGGTCTCCTCGATCCGCACCCGGCCGGCCGCCTCGGAGATCGGGGCGACACCCTTCGGGACACGGGCCTCGAACAGCTCGACCACACGCGGCAGACCCTGCGTGATGTCGTCACCGGCCACACCACCGGTGTGGAAGGTACGCATCGTCAGCTGGGTGCCGGGCTCACCGATCGACTGGGCGGCGATGATGCCGACCGCCTCGCCGATGTCCACCAGCTTGCCGGTGGCCAGCGAACGCCCGTAGCAGTACGCGCAGGTACCGACGGCCGACTCGCAGGTGAGGATCGAGCGGGTCTTGACCTCCTCGACACCGTGCCGCACGAGCTGGTCGATCAGCACGTCGCCCAGGTCGACGTTGGCCGGCGCGATGACCTTGCCGTCCACCACGACGTCCTCGGCGAGCATCCGCGCGTACACGCTGGTCTCGACGTCGTCCGCCTTGCGGAGCGTGCCGTCCTGGCCACGCTCGGCGATCCGCAGCTTGAGACCGCGCTCGGTGCCGCAGTCCTCCTCACGGATGATCACGTCCTGCGAGACGTCCACCAGACGACGGGTCAGGTAACCCGAGTCGGCGGTACGCAGCGCGGTGTCGGCCAGACCCTTACGGGCACCGTGGGTGGAGATGAAGTACTCCAGCACGGACAGGCCCTCACGGAAGGACGCCTTGATGGGCCGCGGGATGGTCTCGTTCTTGGCGTTCGAGACCAGACCGCGCATACCCGCGATCTGACGCATCTGCATCATGTTTCCGCGGGCGCCCGAGTCGACCATCATGAAGATCGGGTTGGTCTTCGGGAAGTTGGCGTTCATCGCCGCGGCGACCTCGTTGGTCGCCTTGGTCCAGATGTTGATCAGCTCGTCCGAGCGCTCCTGCTTGGTGATCAGGCCGCGCTCGTACTGCTTCTGGACCTTCTCGTCCTGTGCCTCGTAGGACGCGATGATGGCCTTCTTCGCCTCCGGCACCACGATGTCGGTGACCGACACGGTGACACCGGAACGCGTCGCCCAGTGGAAGCCCGCCGCCTTCAGGTTGTCGAGCGTCGCCGCCACGATCACCTTGGGGTAGCGCTCGGCGAGGTCGTTGACGATCTCGGAGAGCTGCTTCTTGCCGACCGCGTAGTCCACGAACGGGTAGTCCTCGGGCAGCAGCTCGTTGAAGAGCGCGCGGCCCAGGGTCGTCCGCAGCCGGAAGCTGTCGCCGAGCTGGTAGGGCTGCTCGCCCTCACCGGGCTCCGGCGGCAGCCAGCCGCGCGGCGGGACGGTGCCGACCGGGAAGCGGATGTCGACCTGTGCCTGCATCGACAGCTCACGGTTGTCGAACGCCATGATCGCCTCGGCGGTGGCGCCGAACGCCCGGCCCTCACCCGTGACCTCGCGCTCCTCGGAGTCCGTGGTCAGGAAGAACAGTCCGAGCACCATGTCCTGGGTCGGCATGGTGACCGGGCGGCCGTCGGCCGGCTTGAGGATGTTGTTCGAGGACAGCATCAGGATGCGGGCCTCGGCCTGCGCCTCCGCGGACAGCGGCAGGTGCACGGCCATCTGGTCGCCGTCGAAGTCCGCGTTGAAGGCGGTGCAGACCAGCGGGTGGATCTGGATGGCCTTGCCCTCGACCAGCTGCGGCTCGAAGGCCTGGATGCCCAGGCGGTGCAGGGTCGGTGCGCGGTTCAGCAGCACCGGGTGCTCGGCGATGACCTCTTCCAGCACGTCGTAGACGACCGTGCGGCCGCGCTCGACCATGCGCTTGGCCGACTTGATGTTCTGCGCGTGGTTCAGGTCCACCAGGCGCTTCATCACGAACGGCTTGAAGAGCTCCAGCGCCATGGCCTTGGGCAGGCCGCACTGGTGCAGCTTGAGCTGCGGGCCGACGACGATCACCGAACGGGCGGAGTAGTCGACGCGCTTGCCGAGCAGGTTCTGCCGGAAGCGGCCCTGCTTGCCCTTGAGCATGTCGGACAGCGACTTCAGCGGGCGGTTGCCCGGTCCGGTGACCGGGCGGCCGCGGCGGCCGTTGTCGAAGAGCGCGTCCACGGCCTCCTGGAGCATGCGCTTCTCGTTGTTGACGATGATCTCGGGCGCGCCGAGGTCGAGAAGCCGCTTCAGGCGGTTGTTGCGGTTGATCACGCGGCGGTACAGGTCGTTCAGGTCGGAGGTCGCGAAGCGGCCACCGTCCAGCTGCACCATCGGACGCAGGTCCGGCGGGATCACCGGGACGCAGTCCAGCACCATGCCGTTGGGCTTGTTGGTGGTCTGCAGGAACGCCGAGACGACCTTGAGGCGCTTGAGCGCCCGGGTCTTCTTCTGGCCCTTGCCGGTGCGGATGATCTCGCGGAGGCGCTCGGCCTCCTGCTCCAGGTCGAAGGACTCCAGGCGCTTCTGCAGCGCCGCGGCACCCATCGAGCCCTGGAAGTACGTGCCGAAGCGGTCGCGCAGCTCACGGTAGAGCAGCTCGTCGCCCTCCAGGTCCTGGACCTTGAGGTTCTTGAACCGGGCCCACACCTCGTCGAGCCGGTCGATCTCGCGCTGCGCACGGTCGCGCAGCTGCTTCATCTCGCGCTCGGCGCCCTCGCGGACCTTGCGGCGGACGTCGGCCTTGGCGCCCTCGTTCTCCAGCTCGCCGAGGTCGGCTTCCAGCTTCTTCTGCCGGCCCTCGACGTCGGCGTCCCTGCGCTGCTCGACCTGCTGGCGCTCCACCGAGACCTGGGCCTCCAGGGAGGGCAGGTCACGGGTGCGGCGCTCGTCGTCGACCCAGGTGATCATGTACGCCGCGAAGTAGATGACCTTCTCCAGGTCCTTCGGGGCGAGGTCGAGCAGGTATCCCAGCCGGGACGGGACACCCTTGAAGTACCAGATGTGGGTGACGGGAGCGGCAAGCTCGATGTGGCCCATCCGCTCACGGCGCACCTTGGCGCGAGTGACCTCGACGCCGCAGCGCTCGCAGATGATGCCCTTGAAGCGAACCCGCTTGTACTTGCCGCAGTAGCACTCCCAGTCCCGGGTGGGGCCGAAGATCTTCTCGCAGAAGAGCCCGTCCTTTTCCGGCTTGAGGGTGCGGTAGTTGATGG from Streptomyces sp. NBC_01198 includes these protein-coding regions:
- the tuf gene encoding elongation factor Tu, giving the protein MAKAKFERTKPHVNIGTIGHIDHGKTTLTAAITKVLHDAYPDLNEASAFDQIDKAPEERQRGITISIAHVEYQTESRHYAHVDCPGHADYIKNMITGAAQMDGAILVVAATDGPMPQTKEHVLLARQVGVPYIVVALNKADMVDDEEILELVELEVRELLSEYEFPGDDLPVVRVSALKALEGDKEWGEKLLGLMSAVDEAIPTPARDVEKPFLMPIEDVFTITGRGTVVTGRIERGILKVNETVDIIGIKTEKTTTTVTGIEMFRKLLDEGQAGENVGLLLRGIKREDVERGQVIIKPGSVTPHTDFEAQAYILSKDEGGRHTPFFNNYRPQFYFRTTDVTGVVTLPEGTEMVMPGDNTAMTVALIQPIAMEEGLKFAIREGGRTVGAGQVTKINK
- the fusA gene encoding elongation factor G, which encodes MATTSLDLARVRNIGIMAHIDAGKTTTTERILFYTGVSYKIGEVHDGAATMDWMEQEQERGITITSAATTCHWPLDDVDHTINIIDTPGHVDFTVEVERSLRVLDGAVTVFDGVAGVEPQSETVWRQADRYGVPRICFVNKLDRTGAEFHRCVDMIVDRLGAVPLVMQLPIGAEADFKGVVDLVQMKALVWSLEATKGEMYDVVDIPATHTEAADEWRGKLLEAVAENDDEMMELYLEGQEPSQEQLIAAIRRITLASKGTKDSVTVTPVFCGTAFKNKGVQPLLDAVVRYLPSPLDVEAIEGHAVGNPEEIIKRRPSDDEPFSGLAFKIMSDPHLGKLTFVRVYSGRLEAGSAVLNSVKGKKERIGKIYRMHANKREEIDSVGAGDIIAVMGLKQTTTGETLCDDKNPVILESMDFPAPVIQVAIEPKSKGDQEKLGVAIQRLSEEDPSFQVHSDEETGQTIIGGMGELHLEVLVDRMRREFRVEANVGKPQVAYRETIRKTVERIDYTHKKQTGGTGQFAKVQIMMEPLEGGDATYEFVNKVTGGRIPREYIPSVDAGAQEAMKFGILAGYEMVGVRITLLDGGYHEVDSSELAFKIAGSQAFKEGARKASPVLLEPMMAVEVTTPEDYMGDVIGDLNSRRGQIQAMEERSGARVVKGLVPLSEMFGYVGDLRSKTSGRASYSMQFDSYAEVPRNVAEEIIAKAKGE
- the rpsG gene encoding 30S ribosomal protein S7, translated to MPRKGPAPKRPVIIDPVYGSPLVTSLVNKILLHGKRSTAERIVYGALEGVREKAGADPVITLKRALENIKPTLEVKSRRVGGATYQVPVEVRPGRQNTLALRWMVGYSRARREKTMTERLMNEILDASNGLGASVKRREDTHKMAESNKAFAHYRW
- the rpsL gene encoding 30S ribosomal protein S12, translated to MPTIQQLVRKGRQDKVEKNKTPALKGSPQRRGVCTRVYTTTPKKPNSALRKVARVRLTSGIEVTAYIPGEGHNLQEHSIVLVRGGRVKDLPGVRYKIIRGSLDTQGVKNRKQARSRYGAKKEK
- a CDS encoding DUF1707 and DUF4190 domain-containing protein, whose translation is MLAGDADRERAVSVLKDAFTEGRLTQPEYEDRIGRAYQARTYGELDQVTVDIPARVMPPGMVAGAPPYGLLPPQVQGTSGQAIASLVCGICAPITGGLSSLPAVVLGHMARSSIRRTGQQGDGLAIAGLILGYLTIAGFVGLFVVYGLLVTGP
- a CDS encoding DNA-directed RNA polymerase subunit beta', whose protein sequence is MLDVNFFDELRIGLATADDIRTWSHGEVKKPETINYRTLKPEKDGLFCEKIFGPTRDWECYCGKYKRVRFKGIICERCGVEVTRAKVRRERMGHIELAAPVTHIWYFKGVPSRLGYLLDLAPKDLEKVIYFAAYMITWVDDERRTRDLPSLEAQVSVERQQVEQRRDADVEGRQKKLEADLGELENEGAKADVRRKVREGAEREMKQLRDRAQREIDRLDEVWARFKNLKVQDLEGDELLYRELRDRFGTYFQGSMGAAALQKRLESFDLEQEAERLREIIRTGKGQKKTRALKRLKVVSAFLQTTNKPNGMVLDCVPVIPPDLRPMVQLDGGRFATSDLNDLYRRVINRNNRLKRLLDLGAPEIIVNNEKRMLQEAVDALFDNGRRGRPVTGPGNRPLKSLSDMLKGKQGRFRQNLLGKRVDYSARSVIVVGPQLKLHQCGLPKAMALELFKPFVMKRLVDLNHAQNIKSAKRMVERGRTVVYDVLEEVIAEHPVLLNRAPTLHRLGIQAFEPQLVEGKAIQIHPLVCTAFNADFDGDQMAVHLPLSAEAQAEARILMLSSNNILKPADGRPVTMPTQDMVLGLFFLTTDSEEREVTGEGRAFGATAEAIMAFDNRELSMQAQVDIRFPVGTVPPRGWLPPEPGEGEQPYQLGDSFRLRTTLGRALFNELLPEDYPFVDYAVGKKQLSEIVNDLAERYPKVIVAATLDNLKAAGFHWATRSGVTVSVTDIVVPEAKKAIIASYEAQDEKVQKQYERGLITKQERSDELINIWTKATNEVAAAMNANFPKTNPIFMMVDSGARGNMMQMRQIAGMRGLVSNAKNETIPRPIKASFREGLSVLEYFISTHGARKGLADTALRTADSGYLTRRLVDVSQDVIIREEDCGTERGLKLRIAERGQDGTLRKADDVETSVYARMLAEDVVVDGKVIAPANVDLGDVLIDQLVRHGVEEVKTRSILTCESAVGTCAYCYGRSLATGKLVDIGEAVGIIAAQSIGEPGTQLTMRTFHTGGVAGDDITQGLPRVVELFEARVPKGVAPISEAAGRVRIEETEKTKKLVVTPDDGSEELAYPISKRVKLQVGEGDHVEVGQKLTYGATNPHDVLRILGQRQVQIHLVAEVQKVYNSQGVSIHDKHIEIIIRQMLRRVTIIESGDAELLPGELVERGRFETENRRVVSEGGHPASGRPQLMGITKASLATESWLSAASFQETTRVLTDAAIHAKSDSLLGLKENVIIGKLIPAGTGLSRYRNIRVEPTEEAKAAMYSAVGYDDIDYSPFGTGSGQAVPLEDYDYGPYNG